A window from Mogibacterium neglectum encodes these proteins:
- a CDS encoding V-type ATP synthase subunit F: MSKIGIIGDADSVIGFKVFGLDAFTCRNKEEAADKLHSIVKDDYGIIYITEKYYKEIGNEIAKYETLRIPAIVPIPGSDGSYGAGLNNVKRAVEKAVGADILFGDK, encoded by the coding sequence ATGAGTAAGATTGGTATTATCGGTGATGCCGATAGTGTGATAGGCTTCAAGGTCTTTGGGCTTGATGCATTCACTTGTAGAAACAAGGAAGAAGCTGCAGATAAATTGCATAGTATCGTAAAGGATGATTATGGAATCATCTACATCACTGAAAAGTATTATAAAGAAATAGGTAATGAAATCGCAAAATATGAAACCCTTCGTATTCCAGCAATAGTTCCAATTCCTGGAAGCGACGGGAGCTATGGCGCAGGTCTTAACAACGTCAAGAGAGCTGTTGAGAAGGCTGTTGGTGCAGACATACTATTTGGCGATAAATAA
- a CDS encoding V-type ATP synthase subunit E yields the protein MSIESITERILREAQAYSDSQRSEAEAVKTEILKKAQIEADELLQSYEDRAKNDAEVLVSRRQSVADLDARKMKLAAKQSVIDECYKEAVDMILNLETEEYVKFICRQLGAYQQEGGEVLLNKSDRDRIGADLVNLFKGTALTLSDETVDIEGGCILRRGKISYNASLEKLLSNAREELTAEVAGILFK from the coding sequence ATGAGTATAGAGTCTATAACTGAGCGAATCCTAAGAGAGGCTCAGGCTTATTCCGACAGTCAGAGAAGCGAAGCAGAAGCAGTTAAGACAGAAATCCTCAAAAAAGCACAGATAGAGGCAGATGAGCTCCTACAAAGCTACGAGGATAGAGCTAAAAATGATGCTGAAGTTTTAGTTAGCAGAAGACAGTCGGTTGCAGACCTCGATGCGCGCAAGATGAAGCTCGCTGCTAAGCAGTCAGTTATTGATGAGTGCTACAAAGAAGCAGTTGATATGATTCTTAACCTAGAAACCGAAGAGTATGTTAAGTTTATCTGCAGACAGCTCGGCGCATATCAGCAAGAAGGTGGAGAGGTTCTGCTCAACAAATCAGATAGAGATAGAATAGGTGCGGATCTCGTGAACCTGTTCAAAGGAACAGCGCTTACACTAAGTGACGAGACCGTTGATATTGAAGGTGGATGTATACTTAGAAGAGGTAAAATATCCTACAATGCTTCTCTAGAGAAGCTATTATCAAATGCAAGAGAAGAGTTGACCGCAGAGGTTGCTGGAATTCTATTCAAGTAA
- a CDS encoding V-type ATP synthase subunit I: MATIKMKKLSVIGMNDEKQAVIKELMDLGVVEVAKPEDKLQSEEWKNLVVKDGDEATLAEFDKKISDANSALSLLDRYDDSKKPMFPARRVVTEAEYSEILGKEKEFEEEVHRLNGYGSAIADAYNKANSAEVLKLSLEPWRAYKLPIELTETECLSIRIGLMPLNTDVQEVENELEAAGLPSVVQCVNKDKEQMYVSVWYFRDDEDAALEIIKHFGFTLAPIAELKGTVEENITRAEQAVVDANSERETLELNVKEMECSRTDVECYHDIMVVGRDKAFVRSRLLTTDETFTFDGWTPKFASSKVEKLLEKYTCWYELTDPDEEDEVPVRLQNKKFFAPIEFITEMYSLPNWKEIDPTSIFSIFYIIFFGIMFGDVGYGIILCVMSVYALKKNKLYEGGAYKLLKVLFYSGISSIFWGIMFGSFFGDLIPVVAKTFFGKTVVINPLWLDPAKSPMIFLVFSCGLGVVHLFVGMGIKAYEEIRDGKFLDACKDVFAWYLIVAGIILMLFGNKIASGAPGIGKIMAIVGLVAAIILPFITNKGITKGLGIWDIYSGLTGNLSDILSYSRLLGLGLASTSIAQVFNFLASMGGKSVVGVVMFLVIGILGHTLNFGINALGAFVHSCRLQYVEFFGRFYEGEGKAFEPLSRDTKYINVIKEAK; this comes from the coding sequence ATGGCAACGATTAAAATGAAAAAGTTGTCCGTCATAGGTATGAATGATGAGAAGCAAGCAGTGATTAAGGAGCTCATGGATCTCGGCGTTGTCGAAGTCGCTAAGCCTGAAGACAAGCTTCAAAGCGAAGAGTGGAAGAACCTTGTGGTAAAGGATGGCGATGAAGCCACTTTGGCAGAATTCGACAAGAAAATCTCCGATGCTAACTCAGCACTATCTTTGTTAGATAGGTATGACGATAGCAAGAAGCCAATGTTCCCAGCCCGCAGGGTTGTGACAGAAGCAGAGTATAGTGAGATTTTAGGCAAAGAGAAGGAGTTCGAGGAGGAAGTACATCGCTTAAATGGGTATGGCAGTGCAATTGCCGATGCTTACAATAAAGCGAACTCGGCAGAGGTGCTCAAGCTATCGCTTGAACCTTGGAGAGCATACAAGCTTCCAATTGAGCTCACAGAAACAGAATGTCTAAGCATACGCATCGGGCTTATGCCACTGAATACGGATGTTCAAGAAGTCGAAAATGAACTGGAAGCTGCTGGATTACCTTCGGTAGTACAGTGTGTTAACAAGGACAAAGAACAGATGTATGTCAGCGTGTGGTATTTTAGAGACGATGAAGATGCAGCTCTTGAGATAATCAAGCACTTTGGCTTTACACTCGCTCCAATTGCTGAACTCAAGGGTACTGTAGAAGAGAATATCACCAGAGCCGAGCAGGCCGTTGTAGATGCTAATAGCGAGAGAGAGACTCTTGAGCTCAATGTCAAAGAGATGGAGTGTTCCAGGACCGACGTCGAATGTTACCATGACATCATGGTAGTTGGTCGTGATAAAGCATTCGTGCGCAGCAGACTTCTCACTACAGATGAGACGTTCACCTTTGATGGATGGACACCAAAATTCGCTTCTAGCAAGGTTGAGAAATTGCTAGAAAAATACACATGTTGGTACGAACTGACAGATCCTGATGAAGAGGATGAGGTGCCGGTACGCCTACAGAACAAAAAGTTCTTTGCACCTATTGAATTTATCACGGAGATGTATTCGTTACCTAACTGGAAAGAGATTGATCCGACATCGATATTCTCGATTTTCTATATCATCTTCTTCGGAATCATGTTTGGAGATGTGGGATATGGAATCATATTATGCGTTATGTCGGTATATGCACTTAAGAAGAATAAGCTGTACGAGGGAGGCGCATATAAGCTTCTGAAAGTACTCTTCTACAGCGGAATCTCCAGTATATTTTGGGGGATAATGTTCGGAAGCTTCTTCGGAGACCTCATCCCTGTAGTCGCAAAGACATTCTTCGGAAAGACAGTTGTCATCAATCCGTTATGGCTAGATCCAGCGAAATCACCGATGATATTCCTGGTGTTCTCGTGCGGACTAGGTGTTGTACATCTATTCGTCGGCATGGGAATCAAGGCTTATGAAGAGATAAGGGATGGGAAATTCCTGGATGCATGTAAAGATGTATTTGCATGGTATCTCATAGTTGCGGGAATCATATTGATGCTGTTTGGAAACAAGATTGCCTCTGGAGCGCCAGGTATTGGAAAGATTATGGCAATTGTTGGTCTTGTAGCAGCAATAATTCTACCGTTCATAACCAATAAGGGGATTACGAAAGGACTTGGTATTTGGGATATCTATAGTGGGTTGACAGGAAATTTATCCGATATACTCTCGTATTCGAGACTTCTCGGACTAGGTCTAGCTTCAACATCGATTGCACAGGTATTTAACTTCTTGGCTTCGATGGGAGGCAAAAGTGTAGTTGGAGTGGTTATGTTCCTAGTAATAGGAATTCTTGGACACACGCTAAACTTTGGAATCAACGCTCTTGGAGCATTTGTTCACTCCTGCAGACTTCAGTACGTAGAGTTCTTCGGTAGATTCTACGAAGGTGAAGGTAAAGCATTTGAACCGCTAAGCAGGGATACGAAGTATATTAATGTAATTAAGGAGGCAAAATAA
- a CDS encoding V-type ATP synthase subunit K produces MSLGLTLAVLGAAIATIAGVGSAIGVGIAGEAADGVMSGDKVSFGSTLVLQALPGTQGIYGMVIAILILTKIGILGGNLVSVSTTQGLAFLFAGVPIGVVGIVSGYTQGRAAAAGMQLISKKDGALGNAIIYAVMVETYAILAFIISFLMYNGVQIG; encoded by the coding sequence ATGAGTTTAGGTCTAACTTTAGCTGTACTAGGTGCAGCAATCGCTACAATCGCGGGTGTAGGTAGTGCTATTGGTGTTGGTATTGCTGGTGAGGCAGCTGACGGTGTAATGTCTGGTGACAAGGTGAGCTTTGGTTCAACACTTGTACTTCAGGCTCTTCCTGGAACACAGGGTATTTACGGAATGGTTATCGCTATCCTGATTCTTACCAAGATTGGAATTCTCGGTGGCAACCTAGTAAGTGTTTCGACTACACAGGGACTTGCGTTCCTATTCGCAGGAGTTCCAATCGGAGTTGTAGGTATCGTATCTGGATATACACAGGGTAGAGCAGCAGCTGCTGGTATGCAGCTTATCTCCAAGAAAGATGGAGCTCTAGGTAACGCTATCATCTATGCAGTAATGGTAGAGACATACGCTATCCTAGCATTCATCATCTCGTTCCTCATGTACAACGGCGTTCAGATTGGTTAA
- a CDS encoding V-type ATP synthase subunit B, with the protein MIREYKTISEVAGPLMVVKGVEDVGYDELGEIELANGELRHCKVLELNGTDAVVQLFENSAGMNLKESKVRFLGHGNQLGVSLDMLGRVFDGMGRPIDGGAEIIPEEYLDINGLAMNPAAREYPSEFIQTGVSAIDGLNTLVRGQKLPIFSGSGLPHANLAAQIARQAKVRGTDSKFAVVFAAVGITYEEAEFFMTDFRKSGAIDRSVMFLNLANDPAVERIATPRMALTAAEYLAFEQNMHVLVIITDITNYAESLREVSAARKEVPGRRGYPGYLYTDLATMYERAGKKKGIDGSITMIPIVSMPEDDITHPIPDLTGYITEGQIILSRDLYRKGVTPPIDVLPSLSRLKDKGIGEGKTRKDHADVLNQLFAIYARGKECKELMAILGEAALSDVDKLYAKFADEFENKYVSQGYEKDRSIEETLDVGWELLRTMPRSELKRVKKEYLDEFYEQK; encoded by the coding sequence ATGATTAGAGAATATAAGACTATTTCTGAAGTAGCCGGCCCTTTGATGGTTGTTAAAGGTGTAGAAGATGTAGGCTACGATGAACTAGGTGAGATCGAGCTTGCAAATGGCGAGCTAAGACACTGCAAGGTTCTCGAGCTTAACGGAACAGATGCTGTTGTACAGTTATTTGAAAACTCCGCAGGAATGAACCTCAAAGAAAGTAAGGTGAGATTCCTAGGTCACGGAAATCAGCTGGGTGTATCTCTAGATATGCTCGGAAGAGTATTTGACGGAATGGGCAGACCTATAGATGGTGGTGCTGAAATTATTCCTGAAGAGTACCTTGACATTAACGGACTCGCTATGAATCCGGCTGCGAGAGAGTATCCATCTGAGTTCATTCAGACAGGTGTATCCGCTATAGACGGACTTAACACCCTAGTAAGAGGACAGAAGCTTCCTATATTCTCAGGATCAGGGCTTCCTCATGCAAATCTCGCAGCTCAGATTGCAAGACAGGCTAAGGTTCGTGGTACCGACAGTAAGTTCGCTGTAGTGTTCGCCGCCGTAGGTATCACTTACGAGGAAGCTGAGTTCTTCATGACAGACTTCCGCAAGAGTGGAGCTATCGACCGTTCAGTAATGTTCCTCAATCTCGCTAATGACCCTGCTGTAGAACGTATTGCGACGCCTCGTATGGCGCTCACTGCAGCTGAGTACCTAGCATTTGAGCAGAACATGCATGTTCTCGTTATCATCACAGATATTACGAACTACGCTGAATCTCTTCGTGAGGTTTCCGCTGCTCGTAAAGAAGTTCCAGGACGTCGTGGTTATCCAGGATATCTGTATACTGACCTTGCTACAATGTATGAGAGAGCTGGTAAAAAGAAGGGAATCGATGGTTCAATCACTATGATTCCAATCGTATCGATGCCTGAGGATGATATCACTCACCCAATTCCTGACCTTACAGGATATATCACAGAGGGACAGATTATCCTATCTAGAGACCTATATAGAAAGGGTGTTACACCACCAATCGATGTACTACCGTCGCTATCACGTCTGAAGGATAAGGGTATCGGTGAAGGCAAGACTCGTAAGGATCATGCAGACGTACTGAATCAGCTCTTTGCTATCTATGCAAGAGGTAAGGAGTGTAAGGAGCTCATGGCTATTCTCGGTGAAGCTGCGCTCAGCGATGTTGATAAGCTTTATGCAAAGTTTGCCGATGAATTTGAGAACAAGTACGTATCTCAGGGATACGAGAAGGATAGATCCATTGAGGAAACACTAGACGTTGGCTGGGAGCTTCTCAGAACTATGCCTAGATCAGAGCTCAAACGTGTAAAGAAAGAGTACCTCGATGAATTTTATGAGCAGAAGTAG
- a CDS encoding V-type ATP synthase subunit D, whose protein sequence is MARLNVNPTRMVMSKLKGQLKVAIKGHKLMKDKRDELMRIFLDLAREIKALREEVEPMLEEVYGSFSVARAVMTPEMLEEALMYPKQSVKLVATEKNVMSIDVPSFDFEQENTQTGSVYPYGFATTSGELDKSIEKLSILFPKLLQLAGMEKEAMLIADEIEKTRRRVNALEYVKIPNYQETIKYIKMKLDENERGNQTRLMKVKDMMLKENIEQQRAKDAEMLAQMAE, encoded by the coding sequence ATGGCAAGACTAAATGTTAATCCAACTAGAATGGTCATGTCTAAGCTTAAAGGGCAACTCAAGGTAGCTATCAAAGGTCACAAGCTCATGAAGGATAAGAGAGATGAGCTTATGCGAATCTTTCTCGATCTCGCTAGAGAGATTAAGGCACTTCGTGAAGAGGTGGAGCCAATGCTTGAAGAGGTATATGGAAGTTTCTCTGTAGCGCGTGCTGTAATGACACCAGAGATGCTGGAAGAAGCTTTAATGTACCCTAAGCAGAGCGTTAAACTCGTTGCGACAGAGAAAAACGTAATGAGTATCGATGTTCCGTCTTTCGACTTTGAGCAGGAGAATACGCAGACTGGAAGCGTGTATCCTTACGGATTCGCGACCACATCAGGAGAACTCGATAAGTCTATTGAAAAGTTGTCGATTCTATTTCCTAAACTGCTTCAACTTGCAGGAATGGAGAAGGAAGCTATGCTCATAGCTGACGAGATTGAGAAGACCAGAAGACGTGTTAATGCTCTTGAGTATGTCAAGATACCAAACTACCAGGAGACCATCAAGTATATCAAGATGAAACTTGATGAGAACGAGAGAGGTAATCAGACAAGACTCATGAAGGTTAAGGACATGATGCTGAAAGAGAATATCGAACAGCAACGTGCCAAGGATGCTGAGATGCTCGCCCAGATGGCAGAGTAA
- a CDS encoding NfeD family protein — MKKVITYIKNHIPLRQIIPLILLTIMFRLAIGGLYELFVESYMDTYGNESKNAYVSGLDIVLTGFGIFMCLYAIVVYIVERRSHLPFWYGRCQSAGSNANAVFEAAIGTSLLRLSPAVTAVIAMIFIIIFTIVSNITTKHREEIKQRYVGHIGRTVDDLKLKGKVDFGGEVLHALGREVIPKDTEVKAVDIDGYNIVVERLIKE; from the coding sequence ATGAAAAAGGTTATAACTTATATAAAAAATCATATCCCTCTGAGGCAGATTATTCCATTAATTTTGCTAACGATAATGTTCAGATTAGCTATAGGAGGATTATATGAACTTTTTGTTGAATCTTATATGGATACTTATGGCAATGAGAGTAAAAATGCATATGTATCGGGCTTAGACATAGTCCTCACGGGATTTGGTATATTCATGTGTTTATACGCGATAGTTGTCTATATCGTTGAGAGGCGAAGTCATCTGCCATTTTGGTATGGGAGATGTCAGAGCGCGGGATCTAATGCCAATGCAGTTTTTGAAGCAGCCATTGGAACATCGCTCTTACGTCTTTCGCCAGCTGTAACTGCAGTCATTGCGATGATATTCATTATTATATTTACAATAGTAAGCAATATTACGACTAAGCATAGAGAAGAAATAAAACAAAGGTATGTAGGTCATATTGGAAGAACAGTAGACGATTTGAAGCTTAAAGGTAAAGTGGATTTTGGCGGCGAGGTGCTACATGCTCTCGGTAGAGAGGTTATTCCTAAAGATACAGAAGTTAAAGCTGTAGACATTGATGGGTATAATATCGTAGTAGAGAGACTTATAAAAGAATAA
- a CDS encoding V-type ATP synthase subunit C: MGTDFVYASSYVRSQEGKLLSSEQLRNMTESKNIDDICKVLQDAGYGSEGNALTATNYQEVLKEAEASFFAEVKELSKNNAALSIFCYPADYHNLKVLLKSESLGVDRAELLMDSGTISASDMAKSVKERATMNLTENMASALAEAVDVHARTNDPQMIDFVCDKYCFADIIEAAEHSKNSYVKGYVALWIDTINLKTFARVKKMGQPWKYFENVFIPGGTVDVQIFLGSYEDDFKQAAEKFQAYDIAKAVSEGGEQIDNSGDFTLLEKICDNLLVEYSREAKTLTFGLEPLVAYLVARQNEIKAIRIVLAGKLAKMSPELIRERLRETYE; the protein is encoded by the coding sequence TTGGGAACTGATTTCGTATATGCGAGCTCATATGTGAGAAGCCAAGAAGGCAAGTTGCTTTCAAGTGAGCAATTACGCAATATGACAGAGTCTAAAAATATCGACGATATATGCAAAGTTCTGCAAGATGCTGGTTATGGTTCAGAAGGTAACGCTTTAACTGCGACAAATTATCAGGAAGTGCTTAAGGAAGCAGAAGCCTCGTTCTTCGCTGAGGTGAAAGAACTAAGCAAGAACAACGCGGCACTAAGCATATTCTGCTACCCTGCCGACTACCACAATTTAAAGGTACTACTCAAGTCGGAATCTCTGGGCGTTGATAGGGCTGAACTGCTCATGGATAGCGGAACTATCAGTGCGAGCGATATGGCTAAGAGTGTCAAGGAGCGTGCAACTATGAATCTCACAGAGAATATGGCGAGCGCACTTGCTGAAGCGGTAGATGTTCATGCTCGTACTAATGATCCGCAAATGATTGACTTTGTCTGTGACAAGTACTGCTTTGCTGATATAATCGAAGCGGCCGAGCATTCGAAGAACAGCTATGTTAAGGGATATGTAGCCCTTTGGATTGATACCATTAATTTAAAGACCTTTGCGAGAGTCAAGAAGATGGGTCAGCCTTGGAAATACTTTGAAAATGTATTTATCCCTGGCGGAACGGTAGATGTGCAGATATTCCTAGGCAGCTATGAAGATGACTTCAAGCAAGCAGCTGAGAAATTTCAGGCTTATGATATTGCAAAAGCGGTAAGCGAAGGAGGGGAACAAATCGATAATAGCGGTGATTTTACACTGCTTGAGAAGATTTGCGATAACCTTCTTGTGGAATATAGCAGGGAAGCTAAGACATTGACATTTGGCCTTGAGCCACTTGTTGCTTATCTCGTAGCTAGGCAAAATGAGATTAAGGCTATCCGCATAGTGCTTGCTGGTAAGCTAGCCAAGATGAGCCCAGAATTAATTAGAGAAAGACTGAGGGAGACTTATGAGTAA
- a CDS encoding phosphomannomutase/phosphoglucomutase, which translates to MGKEILKLQNGSDIRGIAMNGVEGEDVNLTRYNALAIGAAFAHWLGFKVGKNSFDLKICVGRDPRITGPDLADALMSGMAYLGVQVSDAGLASTPAMYMSTVMPFYEFDGAIMVTASHLPFNRNGFKFFTAEGGLNKADIKEVLEYAASAHILPFEYNAESVNLMQMYAAHLRSMISTGVGGDLSNMKIVVDAGNGAGGFFANNVLAPLGADISGSQFLDPDGTFPNHQPNPENKDAMESICKQVRETGADLGIIFDTDVDRSAAVTSEGKPISRNAIVALAAAIGADDYPGGTVVTDSITSNELHTFLEDKLGLKHLRYKRGYKNVINKAIELSKEGENAFLAIETSGHAAYSDNYYLDDGAFLAVQTIINAANLKKEGKGIEHMIATLAEPAESVEIRFNLTTDNFGEVGDKILEDMKAWVEQNEGLSLELPNYEGVRINYSLDGHDGWFLLRKSLHDPVMPLNIESVSEGGVKIALSLIKKFLEGREGIDISVLS; encoded by the coding sequence ATGGGCAAAGAAATTTTAAAACTTCAAAACGGTAGCGACATTCGAGGAATCGCTATGAACGGAGTTGAAGGTGAGGACGTAAACCTGACAAGGTACAATGCACTTGCAATTGGTGCGGCATTTGCACACTGGTTAGGCTTCAAGGTAGGGAAGAACTCATTCGACCTCAAGATATGCGTAGGAAGAGATCCTCGCATCACTGGTCCAGACCTAGCTGATGCACTCATGTCTGGCATGGCATATCTAGGTGTTCAAGTAAGCGATGCAGGTCTAGCTTCCACCCCGGCTATGTACATGTCGACAGTTATGCCGTTCTACGAATTTGATGGAGCAATAATGGTTACGGCGAGTCATCTGCCATTTAACAGAAACGGTTTCAAATTCTTTACCGCTGAAGGCGGACTCAACAAAGCAGATATAAAGGAAGTGCTCGAATACGCGGCAAGCGCACACATACTTCCCTTCGAATACAACGCTGAGAGCGTGAACCTAATGCAGATGTATGCTGCTCACCTCCGTTCGATGATCAGCACGGGAGTTGGTGGTGATTTAAGCAACATGAAAATTGTTGTAGATGCAGGAAATGGTGCTGGCGGTTTCTTTGCTAATAACGTCCTCGCCCCTCTTGGTGCGGATATCAGTGGCAGTCAGTTCCTTGATCCTGATGGTACTTTCCCTAACCACCAGCCAAACCCTGAGAACAAGGATGCTATGGAGTCGATTTGCAAACAGGTGCGCGAGACAGGCGCTGACCTCGGAATCATATTTGATACTGACGTTGACAGAAGTGCTGCTGTAACATCCGAGGGTAAGCCTATCAGCAGAAATGCCATCGTTGCTCTCGCAGCAGCAATCGGTGCAGATGATTATCCAGGTGGTACAGTCGTTACGGACAGCATCACTTCAAATGAACTGCACACATTTCTCGAAGATAAGCTCGGTTTAAAGCACCTCAGATACAAGAGAGGCTACAAAAACGTTATAAATAAGGCTATTGAACTATCAAAGGAAGGCGAAAATGCATTCCTCGCTATCGAGACTTCGGGCCACGCAGCTTACTCTGATAACTACTATCTAGATGACGGTGCTTTCCTTGCTGTTCAAACTATTATCAATGCGGCTAACCTCAAAAAGGAAGGCAAAGGCATTGAGCACATGATTGCAACCCTCGCCGAACCTGCTGAATCAGTAGAGATTAGATTTAATCTGACTACAGATAACTTTGGTGAAGTTGGAGATAAAATCCTCGAGGACATGAAAGCTTGGGTTGAGCAGAATGAAGGTCTATCGCTCGAGCTTCCTAACTACGAAGGAGTACGGATTAACTATAGCCTTGATGGTCATGATGGTTGGTTCCTGCTTAGGAAGTCACTTCACGACCCTGTGATGCCGCTTAATATTGAGTCTGTCAGCGAGGGCGGAGTAAAAATAGCACTTTCACTCATCAAGAAATTTCTCGAAGGTAGAGAAGGAATAGATATTTCCGTACTCAGCTAA
- a CDS encoding V-type ATP synthase subunit A — MEQGKIVKISGPLVVASGMSDADMYDVVKVGNQGLTGEIIEMRGGNASIQVYEETAGLQPGEPVYSTGAPLSVELGPGLIETIYDGIQRPLSVLLEKTGTNIARGVSEPALDRDKKWDFIPVAKVGDEVSAGEVLGTVKETIAVTQRIMVPYKVSGKVKSIESGSFTVDETVAVIEDTSGKDIEVKMMQRWPVRVERPYKEKLSPEEPLITGQRVIDTMFPIAKGGVAAVPGPFGSGKTVVQHQLAKWADADIVVYIGCGERGNEMTDVLNEFPELVDPKTGESLMRRTVLIANTSDMPVAAREASVYTGITIAEYFRDMGYSVALMADSTSRWAEALREMSGRLEEMPGEEGYPAYLASRLAQFYERAGKVVCLGSEGRVGALSAIGAVSPPGGDISEPVSQATLRIVKVFWGLDANLAHARHFPAINWLNSYSLYADRLNVWFAEHVNKEFPNHRARALKLLQEEDELNEIVQLVGVDGLSKEDQLKLEVCKMIREDYLHQNAFHEVDTFTSTNKQFKLLDLILRYYDEGLMGLHEHADFKAITSLPLREDIGRFKYLEEDEVDREYAALVGKLEASIEELIKKAGEMND; from the coding sequence ATGGAACAAGGTAAAATCGTTAAGATATCCGGACCTCTAGTAGTTGCTTCGGGCATGAGCGACGCAGATATGTATGACGTAGTTAAGGTCGGAAATCAGGGCCTTACTGGAGAAATTATCGAGATGCGCGGTGGAAATGCTTCGATTCAGGTATATGAGGAAACCGCTGGTCTACAGCCAGGTGAGCCAGTTTATTCGACTGGAGCACCGCTGTCTGTAGAACTCGGACCGGGACTTATTGAGACTATTTACGATGGAATTCAGAGACCGCTATCTGTGCTTCTCGAGAAGACAGGTACCAATATCGCTAGAGGCGTATCGGAGCCAGCGCTTGATCGTGACAAGAAATGGGATTTCATTCCAGTTGCAAAGGTTGGAGACGAGGTTTCAGCAGGAGAAGTTCTCGGTACAGTTAAGGAGACTATCGCTGTAACACAGAGAATTATGGTTCCTTACAAGGTTAGCGGTAAGGTTAAGAGCATCGAAAGCGGTAGCTTTACAGTAGATGAGACTGTAGCAGTTATCGAGGATACATCTGGAAAAGACATCGAAGTTAAGATGATGCAGAGATGGCCAGTAAGAGTTGAGCGCCCTTACAAGGAAAAGCTTTCTCCTGAAGAGCCACTGATTACAGGACAGAGAGTAATCGACACAATGTTCCCAATCGCAAAGGGTGGTGTAGCTGCCGTTCCGGGACCTTTCGGTTCAGGAAAGACAGTAGTACAGCATCAGTTAGCTAAGTGGGCAGATGCAGACATTGTAGTTTATATCGGATGCGGAGAGCGCGGAAACGAGATGACTGACGTACTCAATGAGTTCCCAGAGCTCGTTGACCCTAAGACGGGTGAATCTCTGATGAGAAGAACTGTCCTCATCGCTAACACTTCCGACATGCCGGTAGCTGCAAGAGAAGCATCCGTATATACAGGAATCACAATTGCTGAGTACTTCAGAGATATGGGTTATTCAGTAGCTCTCATGGCTGACTCAACATCGAGATGGGCTGAGGCTCTAAGAGAGATGTCCGGTCGTCTTGAGGAAATGCCTGGTGAAGAAGGATACCCAGCTTACCTAGCATCCAGACTTGCACAGTTCTACGAGAGAGCTGGTAAGGTTGTATGCCTTGGAAGCGAGGGAAGAGTTGGAGCGCTATCCGCAATCGGAGCTGTATCGCCTCCAGGAGGAGATATTTCCGAGCCAGTATCACAGGCTACACTTCGTATCGTAAAGGTATTCTGGGGACTAGATGCTAACTTAGCACACGCTAGACACTTCCCAGCAATCAACTGGCTAAACAGTTATTCGCTATACGCAGATAGACTTAACGTATGGTTTGCAGAGCATGTTAACAAGGAATTCCCAAATCATAGAGCAAGAGCTCTCAAGCTGCTTCAGGAAGAAGATGAACTGAACGAAATTGTACAGTTAGTCGGAGTAGACGGTCTCTCTAAGGAAGATCAGCTAAAGCTTGAAGTCTGCAAGATGATTCGTGAGGATTATTTGCACCAGAATGCGTTCCACGAAGTTGATACATTTACATCTACGAATAAGCAGTTTAAGCTTCTAGACCTGATTCTGCGTTACTATGATGAAGGACTAATGGGACTTCATGAGCATGCCGACTTTAAGGCAATCACTTCACTTCCTCTAAGAGAGGATATAGGAAGATTTAAATACCTCGAAGAGGATGAGGTAGATAGAGAGTATGCTGCACTTGTAGGCAAGCTAGAGGCTTCTATAGAAGAGCTTATTAAGAAGGCAGGTGAAATGAATGATTAG